The Elephas maximus indicus isolate mEleMax1 chromosome 19, mEleMax1 primary haplotype, whole genome shotgun sequence genome contains a region encoding:
- the DLG4 gene encoding disks large homolog 4 isoform X1 produces the protein MVMGRGSQGVGEFAVVVPGNLGKDETASRSAPRSALWLLAPPLLWWAPPLLTVLHSDLFQALLDILDYYEASISESQKYRYQDEDTPPLEHSPAHLPNQVNAPELVHVSERNLSHLQAVHGVVGHAHLSPLKASSPPVIVNTDTLEAPGYELQVNGTEGEMEYEEITLERGNSGLGFSIAGGTDNPHIGDDPSIFITKIIPGGAAAQDGRLRVNDSILFVNEVDVREVTHSAAVEALKEAGSIVRLYVMRRKPPAEKIMEIKLIKGPKGLGFSIAGGVGNQHIPGDNSIYVTKIIEGGAAHKDGRLQIGDKILAVNSVGLEDVMHEDAVAALKNTYDVVYLKVAKPSNAYLSDSYAPPDITTSYSQHLDNEISHSSYLGTDYPTAMTPTSPRRYSPVAKDLLGEEDIPREPRRIVIHRGSTGLGFNIVGGEDGEGIFISFILAGGPADLSGELRKGDQILSVNGVDLRNASHEQAAIALKNAGQTVTIIAQYKPEEYSRFEAKIHDLREQLMNSSLGSGTASLRSNPKRGFYIRALFDYDKTKDCGFLSQALSFRFGDVLHVIDASDEEWWQARRVHSDSETDDIGFIPSKRRVERREWSRLKAKDWGSNSGSQGREDSVLSYETVTQMEVHYARPIIILGPTKDRANDDLLSEFPDKFGSCVPHTTRPKREYEIDGRDYHFVSSREKMEKDIQAHKFIEAGQYNSHLYGTSVQSVREVAEQGKHCILDVSANAVRRLQAAHLHPIAIFIRPRSLENVLEINKRITEEQARKAFDRATKLEQEFTECFSAIVEGDSFEEIYHKVKRVIEDLSGPYIWVPARERL, from the exons AAATACCGCTACCAAGATGAAGACACGCCCCCTCTGGAGCACAGCCCGGCCCACCTCCCCAACCAGGTAAACGCCCCCGAGCTGGTGCACGTGTCGGAGAGGAACTTGTCCCACCTTCAGGCCGTCCATGGGGTCGTGGGCCACGCCCACCTCTCCCCCCTCAAG GCCAGTTCTCCCCCTGTGATTGTCAACACAGATACCCTAGAGGCCCCGGGATAT GAGTTGCAGGTGAACGGGACTGAGGGGGAGATGGAATACGAGGAGATTACATTGGAAAGG GGTAACTCAGGTCTGGGCTTCAGCATCGCAGGTGGCACTGACAACCCACACATTGGTGACGACCCGTCCATTTTCATCACCAAGATCATTCCTGGTGGGGCTGCAGCCCAGGACGGCCGCCTCAG GGTCAATGACAGCATCCTGTTTGTAAACGAAGTGGATGTGCGGGAGGTGACCCACTCCGCGGCAGTGGAGGCCCTCAAAGAGGCAGGTTCCATCGTCCGCCTTTATGTCATGCGCCGGAAGCCCCCGGCTGAGAAGATCATGGAGATCAAGCTCATCAAGGGGCCTAAAG GTCTCGGCTTCAGCATCGCAGGGGGCGTAGGGAACCAGCACATCCCCGGAGATAATAGCATCTATGTAACGAAGATCATCGAGGGGGGGGCCGCCCACAAGGACGGGAGATTGCAGATTGGGGACAAGATCCTGGCG GTCAACAGCGTGGGGCTGGAGGACGTGATGCATGAAGATGCTGTGGCAGCCCTGAAGAACACGTATGATGTTGTCTACCTAAAGGTGGCCAAGCCCAGCAATGCCTACCTGAGTGACAGCTATGCTCCCCCAGACATCACAACCT CATATTCCCAGCACCTGGACAATGAAATCAGTCACAGCAGCTACCTGGGCACCGACTACCCCACAGCCATGACCCCCACCTCCCCTCGGCGCTACTCCCCAGTGGCCAAGGACCTGCTGGGGGAGGAGGACATTCCCCGAGAACCGAGGCGGATTGTGATCCACCGGGGCTCCACGGGCCTGGGCTTCAACATCGTGGGTGGTGAGGACGGTGAAGGCATCTTCATCTCCTTTATCCTGGCCGGAGGCCCTGCTGACCTCAGTGGAGAGCTGCGGAAGGGGGACCAGATCCTCTCG GTCAACGGTGTTGATCTCCGCAATGCCAGCCATGAGCAGGCTGCCATTGCCCTGAAGAATGCGGGTCAGACAGTTACCATCATCGCTCAGTATAAGCCAGAAG AGTACAGCCGCTTCGAGGCCAAGATCCACGACCTACGGGAACAGCTCATGAATAGCAGCCTGGGCTCAGGGACAGCCTCCCTGCGCAGCAACCCCAAAAGGGGTTTCTATATCAG GGCCCTGTTTGATTACGACAAGACCAAGGACTGCGGCTTCCTGAGCCAGGCCCTGAGCTTCCGCTTTGGGGATGTGCTGCATGTGATCGACGCCAGTGACGAGGAGTGGTGGCAGGCGCGGCGGGTCCACTCTGACAGTGAGACCGATGACATTGGCTTTATCCCCAGCAAGCGGCG GGTCGAGCGACGGGAGTGGTCAAGGTTAAAGGCCAAG GATTGGGGCTCCAACTCTGGATCACAGG GTCGAGAAGACTCGGTTCTGAGCTATGAGACGGTGACACAGATGGAAG TGCACTATGCACGCCCCATCATCATCCTTGGGCCCACCAAGGACCGTGCCAATGACGACCTTCTCTCTGAGTTCCCCGACAAGTTTGGATCCTGTGTTCCCC ATACCACACGGCCCAAGCGGGAATATGAGATAGATGGCCGGGATTACCACTTTGTGTCGTCCCGGGAGAAAATGGAGAAGGACATTCAAGCGCACAAGTTCATCGAGGCCGGCCAGTACAACAGCCACCTGTATGGGACCAGTGTCCAGTCTGTGCGAGAGGTGGCAGAGCAG GGGAAGCACTGCATCCTCGATGTCTCAGCCAATGCTGTGCGGCGGCTGCAGGCGGCCCACCTGCACCCTATCGCCATCTTCATCCGTCCCCGCTCCCTGGAGAATGTTCT AGAGATTAACAAGAGGATCACAGAGGAGCAAGCCCGAAAAGCCTTCGACAGAGCCACCAAGCTGGAGCAGGAATTCACAGAGTGCTTCTCAG CCATCGTGGAGGGTGACAGCTTCGAGGAGATTTACCACAAGGTGAAGCGTGTCATTGAGGACCTCTCAGGCCCCTACATCTGGGTCCCAGCCCGAGAGAGACTCTGA
- the DLG4 gene encoding disks large homolog 4 isoform X7 — MDCLCIVTTKKYRYQDEDTPPLEHSPAHLPNQVNAPELVHVSERNLSHLQAVHGVVGHAHLSPLKASSPPVIVNTDTLEAPGYELQVNGTEGEMEYEEITLERGNSGLGFSIAGGTDNPHIGDDPSIFITKIIPGGAAAQDGRLRVNDSILFVNEVDVREVTHSAAVEALKEAGSIVRLYVMRRKPPAEKIMEIKLIKGPKGLGFSIAGGVGNQHIPGDNSIYVTKIIEGGAAHKDGRLQIGDKILAVNSVGLEDVMHEDAVAALKNTYDVVYLKVAKPSNAYLSDSYAPPDITTSYSQHLDNEISHSSYLGTDYPTAMTPTSPRRYSPVAKDLLGEEDIPREPRRIVIHRGSTGLGFNIVGGEDGEGIFISFILAGGPADLSGELRKGDQILSVNGVDLRNASHEQAAIALKNAGQTVTIIAQYKPEEYSRFEAKIHDLREQLMNSSLGSGTASLRSNPKRGFYIRALFDYDKTKDCGFLSQALSFRFGDVLHVIDASDEEWWQARRVHSDSETDDIGFIPSKRRVERREWSRLKAKDWGSNSGSQGREDSVLSYETVTQMEVHYARPIIILGPTKDRANDDLLSEFPDKFGSCVPHTTRPKREYEIDGRDYHFVSSREKMEKDIQAHKFIEAGQYNSHLYGTSVQSVREVAEQGKHCILDVSANAVRRLQAAHLHPIAIFIRPRSLENVLEINKRITEEQARKAFDRATKLEQEFTECFSAIVEGDSFEEIYHKVKRVIEDLSGPYIWVPARERL, encoded by the exons AAATACCGCTACCAAGATGAAGACACGCCCCCTCTGGAGCACAGCCCGGCCCACCTCCCCAACCAGGTAAACGCCCCCGAGCTGGTGCACGTGTCGGAGAGGAACTTGTCCCACCTTCAGGCCGTCCATGGGGTCGTGGGCCACGCCCACCTCTCCCCCCTCAAG GCCAGTTCTCCCCCTGTGATTGTCAACACAGATACCCTAGAGGCCCCGGGATAT GAGTTGCAGGTGAACGGGACTGAGGGGGAGATGGAATACGAGGAGATTACATTGGAAAGG GGTAACTCAGGTCTGGGCTTCAGCATCGCAGGTGGCACTGACAACCCACACATTGGTGACGACCCGTCCATTTTCATCACCAAGATCATTCCTGGTGGGGCTGCAGCCCAGGACGGCCGCCTCAG GGTCAATGACAGCATCCTGTTTGTAAACGAAGTGGATGTGCGGGAGGTGACCCACTCCGCGGCAGTGGAGGCCCTCAAAGAGGCAGGTTCCATCGTCCGCCTTTATGTCATGCGCCGGAAGCCCCCGGCTGAGAAGATCATGGAGATCAAGCTCATCAAGGGGCCTAAAG GTCTCGGCTTCAGCATCGCAGGGGGCGTAGGGAACCAGCACATCCCCGGAGATAATAGCATCTATGTAACGAAGATCATCGAGGGGGGGGCCGCCCACAAGGACGGGAGATTGCAGATTGGGGACAAGATCCTGGCG GTCAACAGCGTGGGGCTGGAGGACGTGATGCATGAAGATGCTGTGGCAGCCCTGAAGAACACGTATGATGTTGTCTACCTAAAGGTGGCCAAGCCCAGCAATGCCTACCTGAGTGACAGCTATGCTCCCCCAGACATCACAACCT CATATTCCCAGCACCTGGACAATGAAATCAGTCACAGCAGCTACCTGGGCACCGACTACCCCACAGCCATGACCCCCACCTCCCCTCGGCGCTACTCCCCAGTGGCCAAGGACCTGCTGGGGGAGGAGGACATTCCCCGAGAACCGAGGCGGATTGTGATCCACCGGGGCTCCACGGGCCTGGGCTTCAACATCGTGGGTGGTGAGGACGGTGAAGGCATCTTCATCTCCTTTATCCTGGCCGGAGGCCCTGCTGACCTCAGTGGAGAGCTGCGGAAGGGGGACCAGATCCTCTCG GTCAACGGTGTTGATCTCCGCAATGCCAGCCATGAGCAGGCTGCCATTGCCCTGAAGAATGCGGGTCAGACAGTTACCATCATCGCTCAGTATAAGCCAGAAG AGTACAGCCGCTTCGAGGCCAAGATCCACGACCTACGGGAACAGCTCATGAATAGCAGCCTGGGCTCAGGGACAGCCTCCCTGCGCAGCAACCCCAAAAGGGGTTTCTATATCAG GGCCCTGTTTGATTACGACAAGACCAAGGACTGCGGCTTCCTGAGCCAGGCCCTGAGCTTCCGCTTTGGGGATGTGCTGCATGTGATCGACGCCAGTGACGAGGAGTGGTGGCAGGCGCGGCGGGTCCACTCTGACAGTGAGACCGATGACATTGGCTTTATCCCCAGCAAGCGGCG GGTCGAGCGACGGGAGTGGTCAAGGTTAAAGGCCAAG GATTGGGGCTCCAACTCTGGATCACAGG GTCGAGAAGACTCGGTTCTGAGCTATGAGACGGTGACACAGATGGAAG TGCACTATGCACGCCCCATCATCATCCTTGGGCCCACCAAGGACCGTGCCAATGACGACCTTCTCTCTGAGTTCCCCGACAAGTTTGGATCCTGTGTTCCCC ATACCACACGGCCCAAGCGGGAATATGAGATAGATGGCCGGGATTACCACTTTGTGTCGTCCCGGGAGAAAATGGAGAAGGACATTCAAGCGCACAAGTTCATCGAGGCCGGCCAGTACAACAGCCACCTGTATGGGACCAGTGTCCAGTCTGTGCGAGAGGTGGCAGAGCAG GGGAAGCACTGCATCCTCGATGTCTCAGCCAATGCTGTGCGGCGGCTGCAGGCGGCCCACCTGCACCCTATCGCCATCTTCATCCGTCCCCGCTCCCTGGAGAATGTTCT AGAGATTAACAAGAGGATCACAGAGGAGCAAGCCCGAAAAGCCTTCGACAGAGCCACCAAGCTGGAGCAGGAATTCACAGAGTGCTTCTCAG CCATCGTGGAGGGTGACAGCTTCGAGGAGATTTACCACAAGGTGAAGCGTGTCATTGAGGACCTCTCAGGCCCCTACATCTGGGTCCCAGCCCGAGAGAGACTCTGA
- the DLG4 gene encoding disks large homolog 4 isoform X3 — protein sequence MAAPRSALWLLAPPLLWWAPPLLTVLHSDLFQALLDILDYYEASISESQKYRYQDEDTPPLEHSPAHLPNQVNAPELVHVSERNLSHLQAVHGVVGHAHLSPLKASSPPVIVNTDTLEAPGYELQVNGTEGEMEYEEITLERGNSGLGFSIAGGTDNPHIGDDPSIFITKIIPGGAAAQDGRLRVNDSILFVNEVDVREVTHSAAVEALKEAGSIVRLYVMRRKPPAEKIMEIKLIKGPKGLGFSIAGGVGNQHIPGDNSIYVTKIIEGGAAHKDGRLQIGDKILAVNSVGLEDVMHEDAVAALKNTYDVVYLKVAKPSNAYLSDSYAPPDITTSYSQHLDNEISHSSYLGTDYPTAMTPTSPRRYSPVAKDLLGEEDIPREPRRIVIHRGSTGLGFNIVGGEDGEGIFISFILAGGPADLSGELRKGDQILSVNGVDLRNASHEQAAIALKNAGQTVTIIAQYKPEEYSRFEAKIHDLREQLMNSSLGSGTASLRSNPKRGFYIRALFDYDKTKDCGFLSQALSFRFGDVLHVIDASDEEWWQARRVHSDSETDDIGFIPSKRRVERREWSRLKAKDWGSNSGSQGREDSVLSYETVTQMEVHYARPIIILGPTKDRANDDLLSEFPDKFGSCVPHTTRPKREYEIDGRDYHFVSSREKMEKDIQAHKFIEAGQYNSHLYGTSVQSVREVAEQGKHCILDVSANAVRRLQAAHLHPIAIFIRPRSLENVLEINKRITEEQARKAFDRATKLEQEFTECFSAIVEGDSFEEIYHKVKRVIEDLSGPYIWVPARERL from the exons AAATACCGCTACCAAGATGAAGACACGCCCCCTCTGGAGCACAGCCCGGCCCACCTCCCCAACCAGGTAAACGCCCCCGAGCTGGTGCACGTGTCGGAGAGGAACTTGTCCCACCTTCAGGCCGTCCATGGGGTCGTGGGCCACGCCCACCTCTCCCCCCTCAAG GCCAGTTCTCCCCCTGTGATTGTCAACACAGATACCCTAGAGGCCCCGGGATAT GAGTTGCAGGTGAACGGGACTGAGGGGGAGATGGAATACGAGGAGATTACATTGGAAAGG GGTAACTCAGGTCTGGGCTTCAGCATCGCAGGTGGCACTGACAACCCACACATTGGTGACGACCCGTCCATTTTCATCACCAAGATCATTCCTGGTGGGGCTGCAGCCCAGGACGGCCGCCTCAG GGTCAATGACAGCATCCTGTTTGTAAACGAAGTGGATGTGCGGGAGGTGACCCACTCCGCGGCAGTGGAGGCCCTCAAAGAGGCAGGTTCCATCGTCCGCCTTTATGTCATGCGCCGGAAGCCCCCGGCTGAGAAGATCATGGAGATCAAGCTCATCAAGGGGCCTAAAG GTCTCGGCTTCAGCATCGCAGGGGGCGTAGGGAACCAGCACATCCCCGGAGATAATAGCATCTATGTAACGAAGATCATCGAGGGGGGGGCCGCCCACAAGGACGGGAGATTGCAGATTGGGGACAAGATCCTGGCG GTCAACAGCGTGGGGCTGGAGGACGTGATGCATGAAGATGCTGTGGCAGCCCTGAAGAACACGTATGATGTTGTCTACCTAAAGGTGGCCAAGCCCAGCAATGCCTACCTGAGTGACAGCTATGCTCCCCCAGACATCACAACCT CATATTCCCAGCACCTGGACAATGAAATCAGTCACAGCAGCTACCTGGGCACCGACTACCCCACAGCCATGACCCCCACCTCCCCTCGGCGCTACTCCCCAGTGGCCAAGGACCTGCTGGGGGAGGAGGACATTCCCCGAGAACCGAGGCGGATTGTGATCCACCGGGGCTCCACGGGCCTGGGCTTCAACATCGTGGGTGGTGAGGACGGTGAAGGCATCTTCATCTCCTTTATCCTGGCCGGAGGCCCTGCTGACCTCAGTGGAGAGCTGCGGAAGGGGGACCAGATCCTCTCG GTCAACGGTGTTGATCTCCGCAATGCCAGCCATGAGCAGGCTGCCATTGCCCTGAAGAATGCGGGTCAGACAGTTACCATCATCGCTCAGTATAAGCCAGAAG AGTACAGCCGCTTCGAGGCCAAGATCCACGACCTACGGGAACAGCTCATGAATAGCAGCCTGGGCTCAGGGACAGCCTCCCTGCGCAGCAACCCCAAAAGGGGTTTCTATATCAG GGCCCTGTTTGATTACGACAAGACCAAGGACTGCGGCTTCCTGAGCCAGGCCCTGAGCTTCCGCTTTGGGGATGTGCTGCATGTGATCGACGCCAGTGACGAGGAGTGGTGGCAGGCGCGGCGGGTCCACTCTGACAGTGAGACCGATGACATTGGCTTTATCCCCAGCAAGCGGCG GGTCGAGCGACGGGAGTGGTCAAGGTTAAAGGCCAAG GATTGGGGCTCCAACTCTGGATCACAGG GTCGAGAAGACTCGGTTCTGAGCTATGAGACGGTGACACAGATGGAAG TGCACTATGCACGCCCCATCATCATCCTTGGGCCCACCAAGGACCGTGCCAATGACGACCTTCTCTCTGAGTTCCCCGACAAGTTTGGATCCTGTGTTCCCC ATACCACACGGCCCAAGCGGGAATATGAGATAGATGGCCGGGATTACCACTTTGTGTCGTCCCGGGAGAAAATGGAGAAGGACATTCAAGCGCACAAGTTCATCGAGGCCGGCCAGTACAACAGCCACCTGTATGGGACCAGTGTCCAGTCTGTGCGAGAGGTGGCAGAGCAG GGGAAGCACTGCATCCTCGATGTCTCAGCCAATGCTGTGCGGCGGCTGCAGGCGGCCCACCTGCACCCTATCGCCATCTTCATCCGTCCCCGCTCCCTGGAGAATGTTCT AGAGATTAACAAGAGGATCACAGAGGAGCAAGCCCGAAAAGCCTTCGACAGAGCCACCAAGCTGGAGCAGGAATTCACAGAGTGCTTCTCAG CCATCGTGGAGGGTGACAGCTTCGAGGAGATTTACCACAAGGTGAAGCGTGTCATTGAGGACCTCTCAGGCCCCTACATCTGGGTCCCAGCCCGAGAGAGACTCTGA
- the DLG4 gene encoding disks large homolog 4 isoform X10, producing MDCLCIVTTKKYRYQDEDTPPLEHSPAHLPNQASSPPVIVNTDTLEAPGYELQVNGTEGEMEYEEITLERGNSGLGFSIAGGTDNPHIGDDPSIFITKIIPGGAAAQDGRLRVNDSILFVNEVDVREVTHSAAVEALKEAGSIVRLYVMRRKPPAEKIMEIKLIKGPKGLGFSIAGGVGNQHIPGDNSIYVTKIIEGGAAHKDGRLQIGDKILAVNSVGLEDVMHEDAVAALKNTYDVVYLKVAKPSNAYLSDSYAPPDITTSYSQHLDNEISHSSYLGTDYPTAMTPTSPRRYSPVAKDLLGEEDIPREPRRIVIHRGSTGLGFNIVGGEDGEGIFISFILAGGPADLSGELRKGDQILSVNGVDLRNASHEQAAIALKNAGQTVTIIAQYKPEEYSRFEAKIHDLREQLMNSSLGSGTASLRSNPKRGFYIRALFDYDKTKDCGFLSQALSFRFGDVLHVIDASDEEWWQARRVHSDSETDDIGFIPSKRRVERREWSRLKAKDWGSNSGSQGREDSVLSYETVTQMEVHYARPIIILGPTKDRANDDLLSEFPDKFGSCVPHTTRPKREYEIDGRDYHFVSSREKMEKDIQAHKFIEAGQYNSHLYGTSVQSVREVAEQGKHCILDVSANAVRRLQAAHLHPIAIFIRPRSLENVLEINKRITEEQARKAFDRATKLEQEFTECFSAIVEGDSFEEIYHKVKRVIEDLSGPYIWVPARERL from the exons AAATACCGCTACCAAGATGAAGACACGCCCCCTCTGGAGCACAGCCCGGCCCACCTCCCCAACCAG GCCAGTTCTCCCCCTGTGATTGTCAACACAGATACCCTAGAGGCCCCGGGATAT GAGTTGCAGGTGAACGGGACTGAGGGGGAGATGGAATACGAGGAGATTACATTGGAAAGG GGTAACTCAGGTCTGGGCTTCAGCATCGCAGGTGGCACTGACAACCCACACATTGGTGACGACCCGTCCATTTTCATCACCAAGATCATTCCTGGTGGGGCTGCAGCCCAGGACGGCCGCCTCAG GGTCAATGACAGCATCCTGTTTGTAAACGAAGTGGATGTGCGGGAGGTGACCCACTCCGCGGCAGTGGAGGCCCTCAAAGAGGCAGGTTCCATCGTCCGCCTTTATGTCATGCGCCGGAAGCCCCCGGCTGAGAAGATCATGGAGATCAAGCTCATCAAGGGGCCTAAAG GTCTCGGCTTCAGCATCGCAGGGGGCGTAGGGAACCAGCACATCCCCGGAGATAATAGCATCTATGTAACGAAGATCATCGAGGGGGGGGCCGCCCACAAGGACGGGAGATTGCAGATTGGGGACAAGATCCTGGCG GTCAACAGCGTGGGGCTGGAGGACGTGATGCATGAAGATGCTGTGGCAGCCCTGAAGAACACGTATGATGTTGTCTACCTAAAGGTGGCCAAGCCCAGCAATGCCTACCTGAGTGACAGCTATGCTCCCCCAGACATCACAACCT CATATTCCCAGCACCTGGACAATGAAATCAGTCACAGCAGCTACCTGGGCACCGACTACCCCACAGCCATGACCCCCACCTCCCCTCGGCGCTACTCCCCAGTGGCCAAGGACCTGCTGGGGGAGGAGGACATTCCCCGAGAACCGAGGCGGATTGTGATCCACCGGGGCTCCACGGGCCTGGGCTTCAACATCGTGGGTGGTGAGGACGGTGAAGGCATCTTCATCTCCTTTATCCTGGCCGGAGGCCCTGCTGACCTCAGTGGAGAGCTGCGGAAGGGGGACCAGATCCTCTCG GTCAACGGTGTTGATCTCCGCAATGCCAGCCATGAGCAGGCTGCCATTGCCCTGAAGAATGCGGGTCAGACAGTTACCATCATCGCTCAGTATAAGCCAGAAG AGTACAGCCGCTTCGAGGCCAAGATCCACGACCTACGGGAACAGCTCATGAATAGCAGCCTGGGCTCAGGGACAGCCTCCCTGCGCAGCAACCCCAAAAGGGGTTTCTATATCAG GGCCCTGTTTGATTACGACAAGACCAAGGACTGCGGCTTCCTGAGCCAGGCCCTGAGCTTCCGCTTTGGGGATGTGCTGCATGTGATCGACGCCAGTGACGAGGAGTGGTGGCAGGCGCGGCGGGTCCACTCTGACAGTGAGACCGATGACATTGGCTTTATCCCCAGCAAGCGGCG GGTCGAGCGACGGGAGTGGTCAAGGTTAAAGGCCAAG GATTGGGGCTCCAACTCTGGATCACAGG GTCGAGAAGACTCGGTTCTGAGCTATGAGACGGTGACACAGATGGAAG TGCACTATGCACGCCCCATCATCATCCTTGGGCCCACCAAGGACCGTGCCAATGACGACCTTCTCTCTGAGTTCCCCGACAAGTTTGGATCCTGTGTTCCCC ATACCACACGGCCCAAGCGGGAATATGAGATAGATGGCCGGGATTACCACTTTGTGTCGTCCCGGGAGAAAATGGAGAAGGACATTCAAGCGCACAAGTTCATCGAGGCCGGCCAGTACAACAGCCACCTGTATGGGACCAGTGTCCAGTCTGTGCGAGAGGTGGCAGAGCAG GGGAAGCACTGCATCCTCGATGTCTCAGCCAATGCTGTGCGGCGGCTGCAGGCGGCCCACCTGCACCCTATCGCCATCTTCATCCGTCCCCGCTCCCTGGAGAATGTTCT AGAGATTAACAAGAGGATCACAGAGGAGCAAGCCCGAAAAGCCTTCGACAGAGCCACCAAGCTGGAGCAGGAATTCACAGAGTGCTTCTCAG CCATCGTGGAGGGTGACAGCTTCGAGGAGATTTACCACAAGGTGAAGCGTGTCATTGAGGACCTCTCAGGCCCCTACATCTGGGTCCCAGCCCGAGAGAGACTCTGA